cAATCATTCtaaaatgttggcacctatgccTCCCATGCCTAGACTCCACTCATCCAAATTTCTGCTTACCTTGTAATATAGTGAAGTTTTTGATGAGTTGCCCATGCTTTGAATCTACCACTTTCATTTCTTCCATTATCATTGACAAATTGGCCACTTCATTATCTAATCGTGACCTCATTACATCCTGCTGCATCCTGAGGGTTGTGGTATCCAAATTCATGTTGGCCAGTGAGTTGTTTAATGCAATTAGTTCATCTGTGTGCTTGCTCAAGGTGTCTGTGCAGGCTGTTCTGACCTCATTGAGATTGCTGGTGAGCGTCCGCAGGTTAAGTGCAGTATAGCTGATGTTGCTAATAATATTGATAATATCTGTCTCAAAGTGTTGAAAACGATTTTCTAACTGGCTGAACTTGGCAGAAGTTTTGTTTTCATTGTGTCTCGAATATTCCTGGAGATCTTTAAGGTTCTGTTCATTGTTTTGTACAATCACAGTGACATTATCCATCTGAGAGCCAAGGGAACTAAGTTGACTGTTCATGTCCTCAAGAGTCTCGTTGTTGGTTTTTGCTAAAGCTGAGTTGTTGGTGGCTAATATTTGCAAGTTCTGCACTTTATCCTTGAGCCATTCGGTGTCTTTTCGTGcttgaagggcagtttgttgtaAACTTTGAAAGTCATTCTTGATTCTCTGTATAGCCTGGCTTGTATCATCCACTGACCTCTGTAGATTGCTGATGAAATTCCTCTGCTGAATCTGTGTCAAGTTCAGGTTGTTAAGATTCATGATGGCGACATTGTGAGATTGCATTTGACTTTGTAAATCTGATTGCAGGTTGCTTGTGTCTTGCTGGAGGCTGGTGACATAACCATTGTATGCTTGTAAGGTCTGATTGATGCCATTGATCATATAGGAGTTGCTATCTAAAATGTCTTTCATGTGACTCTGCCTGGCTTCTAGGAGATCTCCAGACTCCTGTAACTTCTCCAGTGtaactttgtttttggaagttttttCGTTAATTTCACGAAGCTGTTGGCGAAGAGCAAGGATATCGGATTTGAAACTTGTAAATTCACTGTTGGTGTTTACAGCTTTCTGTCCAGCTTGATCATCTGTCAAAATAGGAAATTATGAAACTAAAAGTTATCCTGTAGACAATCATAATTGCAAACTGTATGCATTACCAATGCATTTTCTGTAATGTGgattttgaaatctttcctttttagTCAGAAGGTCACCTAGGTTGTAAGAACACAATCTATCAACATCACCTTCCATGATCATATGACTCTCCTGAATTCCAAAATGTGGGCAACAGCTGGGGATAGCTGGAGCTGAAGCAGATTCCTGAGAGCCAGTGGCCTCAATGGAACTTTTGAATCAAGGGATCATGATAGTAAACAGTTATTAAAATTGTTTCAAGAcatcttcattttttaaaaagacattcagggatagattctataaatggtgcttaaaaatcAGTGCCTAAAACCCCccacttaagtggtattctataagccgcgcctAACGttcggcatggtttatagaattaaccttaagtagagaggtcgcatgtaaatttaggtggcaccatttgcaccaacaaaaatgtggtacaaatgcccacaactaaatgtatgcacagaacactgttattctataattaggcacgtaactcaaaaccacactccTGATCCACCCCAAAATacacatgaccctcccatttccgtgtcCCTGTTTTCGGGGGGCTTGTAAGTTTTAGatgtggatcctgtgcctaatcTTATGGGTGTAATCcctaattaaagctaattagtgccaataattgcttgttaaaaagtcattcATTGGaagtaattggctcattattctattgaATTATCCATGCAAATCAGGGCCATGCCtatatttgtgtgtgcaatttttgaagacctttatagaatcagggggtaattGGGTGAAGGGAAAGGAGGAACAAGATTAGTTTTACATTTGCAAAATGATGTGCATTAATTTACAGGGGGAAAGTATCCCAGGAAAAGCAGGAGCAGATCTCTGTGGTTACATTTTttgctgggtaattttcaaagggaaggtaTACACATAATTTCCCTTTGCAAACTGGTGGAAACTCTGCAAGTAAAAGTACCCACAAGTTTTGCAACTACCCAAATGGTTTTGAACATCAGCACTTAAGGGAGTGATTTTATAAAGCAGCTTCAGTGTGTAGAGTACTGTTTTACTTTTTCAAGTAGGCAATTACAAAAATGTCTGAGGGTATAGGGGCATAAAGGTGTGTGCTTGGAACATGTACCCCCAAAATCTATAAATGACAGCCAAACTTAGGTGTGTAATTGAGTGCAGAGGTATAGAATAGggacagttacacacataactcaggCATGTTAGGAGCCACGCGtgtgcagcgcatgccaaaatgagactaccaccaggctaccccacccccctggtgataatttcaggtttggtgcatgcccataccgcctggatgatttatatatttatttcctcccacaagCGTTGTTTCCGGCAGCAATCGGCATTTGGCGTGAGCTGACCAGTCACCGTGTGTgtagcacgtgaacccttaccgctagatcaatgagtggcattaagggcttaggTTGGTTTTGAGCAcgtactggtttcagttttaccgcaggcccttttcctgtccctttaaaaaaaagcccttttttgcagatgcggtaaaaaccagcccagcgcacgcccaatacactaccacaggccactttttactgtggcttagtaaaaggaccccataatggaCTAATTGGCACAAACTTGGCAAATAATTGGTGataataattggagttaacaagcattAATTAACACTGATTTGCTGTTGTGCACAGAGTTATGCATCTATTCTCCAAACAGCATGCCTGACTTCTCTCATACGTGTCAGGGTTGTTCCAACTATACAGAATAATTTCATTCACATGCCTAACCGTCGCCTTTAGGTGCCAACACTTATGCCAGGCCTTAGACAGGGCATAAGAGGCCATGCCTAAAGTCAGGCGCAGaactgcagacttatgctagtattctagaacagattTGATGCTCGACTCTGCCATTCTAGGATATAAGCTTAGTGCCAAGTTTCTTGGTGGCTAAATTTTAGTCAGCAAAATATAGGAGCGCACAAAATGTGGCTATAAATATCTTGAAAAGGTAAACTATGCAATAGAATCTATGCATGGTTTTTATGGCAAAGAGGCATCATACAGTACTAATCCAGGCTATTAGATCTCTTATCGCGCACAGCTATTTCAGATCCGGAGCACTCTCAGTTGTGTTAATCATCTGCCTCAAAAGCCTAATACCATTTTATTATTTAAACATTAACCATTAAGCATAAAAGCAACTCAACAGCCAACGACCCAGATACTTAAGTGAATCATCAGAGTCACAGCGCTTTTGAGGCTTTTTAGGCGCTTATTTTGAACAGTAGATCAATATCTCAATGTCCAGACAATAGCTTTCAGACATAGCGCTGTTTCGCTTCTGCTGCATCAGGAAAGTCAATTAATTTGATATCAACTTCAGGCACATTTTCAACACATTCCCTCGtttcaaaatataaaatatgcttattGAGGGAATTCCATAAATGGAGCTCAGGTGACATCCCTAAGCAATAGTGAACTGCCTGTCTTGTTTGCATGCCCACATTTGCTCTCAAACTAGGCTATGATGGTATTACAACCAGAAATGTGTTTCAAGCCATGCTATTTGGTTAAAATTTACCCCCCTTCCCAAACTGTTTGAAGGCAGCTAattccttcactcaacatgtagtgtgcaattaaactctagaattcgcccccagaaaatgtggtaaaaagcagttagcttagcagggtttaggtaatttcctaaaagtaaaggctattaagatgcacttgggaaaatccactgcttatttctaacaTAAACAGCTTAAAATGTGTTTTatggttctgggatcttgccaggtacttatgacctggattggccactgttagaaataggattctaggcttgatggacctttaatcTGTCCCTGCATGGCAACGCTTGTGTTCTTAAATTCCTTTCGAATTCCATGATAAGCAGCACAGTGATAGTGAAATGGAAAAGCTATACTTATTTCAGCAGAATCCAGACGTGCCCAGCTGTAAAACCCACAAATTACCTAGCTTTTTCAGGTCAGTCTCCACTTCTGAAAGTTTCTCAGTGTAACTTCTGTGTGATGTTTCCATGTCTCCTGTAACACCATCCATTTTTTCTACAActagaaaacaagaaaaacaatgaGTTGATAATTTTTCTGAAgtgaaaagaaaaatgaagacaaaTCCAAACTTAAGGTGAGTATTTTTCCTGATCACAAAATCAAAGGGCAGTCTAATATTAGTGGCATATCAGAAATTGTTTATTTTCTCTCATATTTATTTCACACTCAGATATATACTTCAGCCAGTATATCATGTAGCAATAAGCAGTAGAGatgggcactgttccctctaagctgagcgggagtcctccatctacagtcctgccagtgtgaggtgctgtttcactatcacgttttcaatagtgaggggcagTCAAGTTCTGTAGACTTcagagaacttgcctgtccctagagactgaaaacacaacattgaagcaccaccccctgctggtagcaatgcagttggaggacacccgctcagcttagagggaacagtggagaTGGGCACCTCAAAactttttgtgtttgtttgtttgcttttttttcagtttcaaacGAATGTCATCAAGAGCGTGCAccattccccggattctatatatggttcccaggattgtgtgcccaaatttgggcatgtacccaagatgcatgtgcaaattaattgagtaatgagccaatcaatatcaataattgggtgcttagcggggtttaaaaaaagtttggaaagcttcctaaaggaaaagtccatagaccattattaaaatggacttggggaaaatctactgcttatttctgggataagtagcataaaatgtattgaactttttggggatcttgccaggtatttgtgacctgaattggccactgttggaaacaggatgctgggcttgatggaccttcggtctgtcccagtatggcaatacttatgtacttatgtacatatgtacttatgataaaggataaagaaaggctaaagcggcttggagaagagatggttgaggggagatatgatagaggtctataaaataatgagtgaaataggatgggtagatgtgaatgcttgtttactctttccaaaaatactaggactaaggggcatacaatgaagctacaaagtagtaaatttaaaacgaatcagagaaaatatttcttcactcaactgtaattaaactctggaattcatttccagagaatgtagtaaaatcaatTAGTGTAgtggggtttcaaaaaggtttggataggttcctaaaagaaaaatccataagccattgttaaaatgacttggggaaaaaccactgcttatttctaggataagcagcataaatgtgtagtgacctggattggccactgttggaaacaggatgccgggcttgatggatcttcggtctgtcccagtatggcaatacttatgtacttatgtattgatgttaattggcacccattaaaatttgtgcagACATCTGGCTGTGCGCGATTTTACAAGGCATGGTGTAACTCAGAAGAGGGCGTGGCCataggcgtgtcagaggcattccaaaaagttgaacgcggaattatagaatatggcctcagtTTGCTAACTTTGGCACTAGcactttcagcaggtgtaagactggcacctaaagttaggcatgggaattggTGCTCCCTGTTtagaatctaattagtgccaataaaggcaattattggcgctaagtagctcattattcaagtaaaatgcatgcacccaaatttatttttagtgctttttgtagaattagggggatagtgctTTTAGGAATTTTACATCAAAATCAAAGACATAGTTGTTCACTAATGCTTTGCAGTGATTCATAGATactgttctttttttccccttgatCAGTCCCTCTCTTGTCCCCCTTCCTTTTGATTGTGCTCCCTCTCCTTattctccttctctcttttccAGTGTGAGTCATTGCTTTCCTATCATATTTTGCAgctcttttccttttctgaaatttgTTTATAGCAGTGTAAACCGCCAAATACTGCTAGTCAGTCCTGGCGGTATAGCAAAtcttaataaactgtaaactcttcttaaagagtgcacactatttacaCATAGGACCAGaatctatacatggcacctaaaaaatccacgcggtaaagatttctgcctaagcgtattctatatgtggcacctagACTTAGATGTGGTATATAGACTACACTTAGGCGgcaatcctagcacctaaaacaatgagcatccatttaggccaatgaaaacgtggcctaaatccctgtttgtagatttatgcacactgagtcacattctataactgcgtgcatagattttggaatgtccacaaaatgcctatttccccacccacagccacgcccctttcaaactgcgcacattagaatttaggcgcagttcattacagaatacgcttagcgagttgtgcacataaattctaattattgtcaattggtgctcattattgcttgttaagtgctgttatcagcgctgattagcttgttaagccaattaagttacgtgtgttgttatagagtACGCCTagattttggtgcggatctcGGGCACACTacgtagaatccgggggatagtgctCACTTTTTCCTGATGCAAGCACCTGCACAGACCAGTATGTATACACAAACTATGATGCGTGCATGTGCTATCGAGAAAGGGGGGCCGAGGGGGCATGCAATGTGCATGTACTATCGAGAAGGGGGAATGCATTCTATACTGTTCGTATTTACTTCTTCCCTTGTGATGGCAGACTATGTCATTCATAAAACACAATGGactccttttaccaaatggcggtaagcccaatgcgggcttaccgctcaccaaTCGGGAACTACCGCAACTATCGCtgaccgattaccgctgggttagcacctaTGGGaatgttttttgaatatttctgctaatgcaggaaatggcgtgtgctggggCTGGGACTACCTCCGGCAcctgtgttgggctggcggtagctccagacTGGCACGTGGTAAGTCTGTGTAAGGCTTAACACCGCTTTGTACAAGGGCCCCCTCTGATTCTACATTCAAATGATGCAATAAGGAATGCACATACCTTTGTATCCCAGGATAGCTACAGTGATTGTTAGCAAGGCACATAGAATGTAGAGCAGTATGACAGAAAACTTCAATGCCCAGTTATTTTTGCACTTAGTACACTGGGACCCTTCCTGAATACCTGCAAGAGAAGAAGATTGCACTTTAAGATTAGGCGGGAATGATGGTACTGTATATATCGtataatttgtatttgttttatttccgtTGTATTGTATATTATTGATGATCAAAATACGTATGTGATAAAGTAAGCCACCTAGAATTTTGAAAATAGTGTGGgctatacattttaaaaagtataaatGGCAAAGCCAGGAGTGTATTCTACtgtttattagcatttatatctGAAGATTATTCTAGTGTAATTTGCATGTGCACATTTAACATCATATGCAGTACTTCAGCCCAAACTAATCCAGTCATTTAAGGTTTCAGATATACTTGATCAAAGAATTGTGGTTgccatgtttgtacatttggatactggaaataagagTCAACACACAAGTTGTaggtgatactactactactactactactaacaaacatttctaaagcgctactagggttacgcagcgctgtacaattcaaacatagaaggacagtccctgctcaaagagcttacaatctaaaagacaagagaacaatctaaagacaagtgaacaatctagaggacgagtgaacagttaatctgatagggtggatagattggggcattttatatttctcgagcggttaggcgccgaaggcagcattgaagaggtgagttttaagcagagatttgaagatgggtagggagggggcatggcgtatgggtaaaggaagattattccaggcatagggtgaggcaaggcagaatgagcggagcctggagttggcagtggtggagaagggtactgagagaagggctttgtcctgtgagcggaggttgtgggcgggaacatagggggagatgagggtggagaggtagtgaggagccgcagactgagtgcatttgtaggtaaggaggaggagcttgaattgtatgcgatatctgatcggaagccaatgaagtgatttaaggagaggggtgatatgagtatatcggttttggcggaatataagacgtgcagcagcgttctgaacggattgaaggggggatagatggccgagtgggaggccggtgaggagtaagttgcagtaatcaaggcgagaggtaatgagagcatggacgagagttctggtggtatgctcagagaggaaagggcgaattttgctgatgttgaagaggaagaagcgacaggtcttggcagtctgttggatatgcgcagagaaggagagggaggagtcgaagatgactccgaggttgcgggcagatgggacggagaggatgagggtgttatcaacagagatagaaagtggaggaagaggagaagtgggtttaggaggaaagacaaggagctcggtcttggacatgttcagcttcaggtggcggttggacatccatgccgcaatgtcggataaacaggccgataccttggcctgagtctccgcggttatgtcaggtgtggagaggtatagctgggtgtcatcagcataaagatgatactgaaaaccatgagacgagatcagcgagcccagggaagaggtgtagattgagaagagaaggggtccaaggacagatccctggggaactccaacagatagtgggatgggagtggaggaagatccatgggagtgtaccctgaaggtgcggtgggagagataagaggagaaccaggagaagacagggccttggaacccaaaagaggacagcgtggcaagaagtaaaccatgattgacagtgtcaaacgcggcggaaagatcgaggaggatgaggatggagtagtgacctctggatttggccaggagcaggtcattgcaaactttagagagtgccgtttcagtcgagtgcagagggcgaaaaccggattgaagtggatcgaggatggcatgagaggagagaaaatcaaggcagcggacAATCTGTGGATAGCGATCCTCTCTTCATCGGGTCAGCAAAGGATCTTACAATGAAGGTATTTAAAGGAAATTTTAGCAGTATACAAAAAAGGGAAATGTTTGAAATTAGGGTGATCAAACACTTTGAACCTAACACAAAaggacttacatagtaacatagtagatgacggcagaaaaagacttgcacggtccatccagtctgcccaacaagataactcatatttgctactttttgtgtataccctactttgatttgtacctgtgctcttcagggcacagaccgtataagtctgcccagcactatccccgcctcccaaccaccagccccacctcccgatcttgactaagctcctgaggatccattcctttggcacaggattcctttatgcctatcccacgcatgtttgaattccgttaccattttcatttccaccacctcccgcgggagggcattccaagcatccactactctctccgtgaaaaaatacttcctgacatttttcttgagtctgccccccttcaaactcatttcatgtcctctcgttctaccatcttcccatctccggaaaaggttcgtttgcggattaatacctttcaaatatttgaacgtctgtatcatatcacccctgtttctcctttcctccagagtatacatgtttagttcagcaagtctctccttatacgtcttgtaacgcaaatcccataccattctcgtagcttttctttgcaccgcttcaattctttttacatccttaacaagatacggcctccaaaactgaacacaatactccaggtggggcctcaccaatgacttatacaggggcatcaacaccccctttcttctgctggtcacacctctctctatacagcctaacaaccttctagctacggccaccgccttgtcacactgtttcgtcgccttcaaatcctcttGATagagacactagtaaaaaaggtagaGACTTGATAGAGACTTGATagagacactagtaaaaaaggcccatttctgtatgaaatgaaacgggcgctagcaaggttatccccccctccctcgctctctccctctgtcccctccaagtcccacggccccctttcctccccttcgATTTCCAtgccatcctccctctcctctcccactcccctgcaactcaccactttgtccgTAAGTTTCCAGGTGTTCTGTACGGGCctgattgtgtttttttttttaacaggtggtgcattcccctcctaccctcccctccccctctgagttccaggccccccctccctctctccctccctctgtcactctccttccctctgtccgtcctctgagttccagtcccccctccctccctccccccaatccccatcccccctccgagttccagactccctccctctgagttccagtccccctcatcctcccttcga
This genomic interval from Microcaecilia unicolor chromosome 1, aMicUni1.1, whole genome shotgun sequence contains the following:
- the COLEC12 gene encoding collectin-12, which codes for MKDDFAEEEEEQSFGYKRFGIQEGSQCTKCKNNWALKFSVILLYILCALLTITVAILGYKVVEKMDGVTGDMETSHRSYTEKLSEVETDLKKLDDQAGQKAVNTNSEFTSFKSDILALRQQLREINEKTSKNKVTLEKLQESGDLLEARQSHMKDILDSNSYMINGINQTLQAYNGYVTSLQQDTSNLQSDLQSQMQSHNVAIMNLNNLNLTQIQQRNFISNLQRSVDDTSQAIQRIKNDFQSLQQTALQARKDTEWLKDKVQNLQILATNNSALAKTNNETLEDMNSQLSSLGSQMDNVTVIVQNNEQNLKDLQEYSRHNENKTSAKFSQLENRFQHFETDIINIISNISYTALNLRTLTSNLNEVRTACTDTLSKHTDELIALNNSLANMNLDTTTLRMQQDVMRSRLDNEVANLSMIMEEMKVVDSKHGQLIKNFTILQGPPGPRGSKGDRGPAGPIGPSGMRGQKGEQGVAGPQGMAGEKGLPGPAGPPGEKGGKGSRGYPGNKGQRGSPGKPGEPGPKGEPGPPGPLGNNGPSGLQGPPGLQGLPGLPGVAGAKGFIGPTGLPGPPGPPGRPGPPGPPGPGSPLALKSEIVATSPYEPESTGCPAEWKNFTNKCYYFSSEKEIFEDAKLTCEGKSSVLIIIESKEEQQFVKKHVSKDRNFWIGLTDSEEESVWKWLDGTLPTYTNWKTGQPDNWGQHQGEDCAGLIYAGLWNDFHCEDLNNFICEKEMNNATKLPGL